A section of the Drosophila sechellia strain sech25 chromosome 3L, ASM438219v1, whole genome shotgun sequence genome encodes:
- the LOC116801022 gene encoding microtubule-associated protein RP/EB family member 1: protein MSKKSKTSVVNVLYTNNSSSNPSRGEMLSWVNNTLKSQFFKVEELCTGAAYCQLMDILFAQSIPMQRVKFRTNVEYEYIQNFKLLQGCFNKVDVEKIIPIDRLVKGRFQDNFEFLQWFRKFFDANYESREYDPLIARNGAMMGLGSPPMEAKKRKSVNKSKPQTKPTEESSAQTDKARTEPENQVHESNSQTKATEEAPAQTDKATTEPVNEGSIEELRNYCEYISIMTEERDFYLSKLRAIDHICQKYNSGQVRKISEKITNIIYSG, encoded by the coding sequence ATGTCTAAGAAATCAAAAACATCAGTCGTGAATGTTCTCTACACTAACAATTCGTCGAGCAATCCTTCGCGGGGGGAAATGCTATCCTGGGTGAACAATACGCTAAAATCGCAGTTTTTCAAGGTCGAAGAGTTGTGCACCGGAGCGGCATACTGCCAGTTAATGGACATACTCTTTGCCCAGTCGATCCCGATGCAGCGAGTCAAGTTTCGCACAAACGTAGAGTATGAGTACATCCAAAATTTCAAGCTTTTACAGGGATGTTTCAACAAAGTTGATGTGGAAAAGATCATACCCATCGACCGGCTGGTCAAGGGTCGATTCCAGGATAACTTCGAGTTCCTCCAGTGGTTTCGCAAGTTCTTCGATGCCAACTATGAGAGTAGAGAATATGATCCTCTGATCGCTCGGAATGGAGCAATGATGGGACTTGGCTCGCCTCCCATGGAAGCCAAGAAACGCAAGTCAGTGAATAAGTCAAAACCCCAGACTAAACCCACCGAAGAATCCTCTGCTCAAACAGATAAGGCAAGAACAGAGCCGGAAAATCAAGTGCATGAGTCAAATTCCCAAACTAAAGCCACCGAAGAAGCCCCTGCTCAAACAGATAAGGCAACAACAGAACCCGTAAATGAAGGTTCTATTGAGGAGTTGCGGAATTACTGTGAATATATTTCGATAATGACAGAGGAGAGGGACTTTTACTTATCGAAACTCAGAGCAATTGATCATATTTGCCAGAAATACAATAGTGGCCAAGTTAGGAAAATATCAGAGAAGATTACTAATATTATTTACAGCGGATAA